The following proteins are co-located in the Nocardia bhagyanarayanae genome:
- the panC gene encoding pantoate--beta-alanine ligase, translating to MDPKLRGAYKPGELTVHHDPNVVAAVAKALRGVGRTIGLVPTMGALHEGHLEIVRRAKRTNQVVIVSIFVNPLQFGANEDLDKYPRTLDADVELLRAEGVDLVFAPSVSDMYPDGPRTTVHPGPIGAELEGASRPTHFAGMLTVVAKLLQIARPSEAFFGEKDYQQLTLIRQMVRDLNFDVKIVAVPTVREQDGLALSSRNRYLDPAQREAALALSAALSAGRHAGGLGADGVVAAARAVLDAATGVDVDYLELRSSTLGPAPASGNARLLVAAKVGATRLIDNIAVTLGAPIDGHPNLESQPAPAAF from the coding sequence ATGGATCCGAAATTGCGCGGCGCCTACAAGCCGGGCGAACTCACTGTGCACCACGATCCCAACGTGGTCGCCGCCGTGGCGAAGGCCTTGCGCGGCGTCGGCCGCACCATCGGCCTGGTGCCGACCATGGGCGCGCTGCACGAGGGCCACCTGGAGATCGTGCGCCGCGCGAAGCGGACCAACCAGGTCGTGATCGTCTCGATCTTCGTCAACCCGTTGCAGTTCGGCGCGAACGAGGACCTGGACAAGTACCCGCGCACGTTGGACGCCGACGTGGAACTGCTGCGCGCCGAGGGCGTCGACCTGGTGTTCGCCCCCAGCGTCTCCGACATGTATCCCGACGGCCCGCGCACCACGGTGCATCCCGGCCCGATCGGCGCCGAGTTGGAGGGCGCGAGCCGTCCGACGCATTTCGCGGGCATGCTCACGGTGGTGGCCAAGCTGCTCCAGATCGCCCGTCCCAGCGAGGCGTTCTTCGGCGAGAAGGACTACCAGCAGCTCACGCTGATCCGGCAGATGGTGCGCGACCTGAACTTCGACGTGAAGATCGTCGCGGTGCCGACCGTGCGCGAGCAGGACGGTCTCGCCCTCTCCTCGCGCAACCGCTACCTGGATCCGGCGCAGCGCGAGGCCGCGCTCGCCCTCTCCGCGGCGCTGTCGGCGGGCAGGCACGCGGGCGGCCTCGGCGCCGACGGCGTGGTCGCCGCCGCCCGCGCCGTGCTCGATGCCGCGACCGGCGTCGACGTCGACTACCTCGAACTGCGCTCCTCGACCCTCGGACCGGCCCCGGCCTCCGGCAACGCCCGGTTGCTCGTTGCCGCGAAGGTCGGCGCCACCCGGCTCATCGACAACATCGCCGTCACCCTCGGCGCCCCGATCGACGGCCACCCGAATCTCGAATCCCAGCCGGCACCGGCAGCTTTCTAG
- a CDS encoding Rossmann-like and DUF2520 domain-containing protein, with protein sequence MTSDNAASGFDPAPARLTVGIVSAGRVGSALGAALERAGHIVFGVAAISDASKHRARLRLPDSEILPIEEVAARSELLLLAVPDSELAGLVRGLASSGAVRPGTIVVHTSGANGVGVLAPLAEIGALPLAIHPAMTFTGHDEDVSRLGNACFGITAADDIGYAIAQSLVIEMGGEPVRVSEENRALYHAALAHGSNHLVTVVLDAVEALREALSGPGLLGQQIVDDQPNGLAERLLAPLASAALDNALRRGQSALTGPVARGDAEAVAAHLAALEATDERLAAGYRAMSLRTAERAKTNPALIELLEGRR encoded by the coding sequence GTGACTTCTGACAACGCGGCTTCGGGCTTCGACCCTGCGCCCGCACGCCTGACGGTGGGAATCGTCTCGGCGGGACGCGTGGGTTCCGCGCTCGGCGCCGCGCTCGAGCGGGCCGGACACATCGTGTTCGGCGTCGCCGCCATTTCCGACGCCTCCAAGCACCGGGCTCGGCTTCGGCTGCCCGATTCCGAGATCCTGCCGATCGAGGAGGTCGCGGCGCGCAGCGAGTTGTTGCTGCTCGCGGTGCCCGACAGCGAGCTGGCCGGGCTGGTGCGCGGCCTGGCGAGCTCGGGCGCGGTCCGGCCGGGCACCATCGTGGTGCACACGTCGGGCGCCAACGGCGTCGGCGTGCTCGCGCCGCTGGCCGAGATCGGCGCGCTGCCATTGGCCATCCACCCCGCGATGACCTTCACCGGCCACGACGAGGACGTCAGCAGGCTGGGCAACGCCTGCTTCGGCATCACCGCCGCCGACGACATCGGCTACGCGATCGCGCAGTCCCTGGTGATCGAGATGGGTGGCGAACCGGTGCGGGTCTCCGAGGAGAACCGCGCGCTCTACCACGCGGCGCTCGCACACGGCAGCAACCATCTGGTGACCGTGGTTCTCGACGCGGTGGAGGCGTTGCGCGAGGCGCTGTCCGGTCCGGGTCTGCTCGGTCAGCAGATCGTGGACGACCAGCCCAACGGGCTCGCCGAGCGACTGCTCGCCCCGCTCGCGTCGGCCGCGCTGGACAACGCGCTGCGCCGCGGTCAGTCCGCGCTGACCGGCCCCGTCGCTCGCGGCGACGCGGAGGCCGTCGCGGCGCATCTCGCGGCGCTCGAGGCCACCGACGAGCGGCTCGCCGCCGGATACCGCGCCATGTCGCTGCGCACCGCCGAGCGCGCCAAGACCAACCCCGCCCTGATCGAGCTCCTGGAAGGACGCCGTTGA
- a CDS encoding DUF6779 domain-containing protein, whose translation MVSPSRSSTSRPRRDQAGKLFVGALILLGLIASVFLVFSNSLQFIRIGLIAALWAAAIGALAATKYRKDADVDKAKVRDLQTVYELQLEREITARREYELGVEARVREEVGADAAELAALRAELTVLRQSLQRLFDGDLPMDRPALRADATRIQELPSAYGDPANDSSANADGWVGPLGQQPRSAVTPVFVPDHPEPPVFASPFDEPVTAETAVVSPDDYPGEDYDDYADAEYAKDLAADDYPTDPPSAPAGWSDAFTDPAEREKPQAGPSVPFRLPPLEEDAAPHPTISPVSTPHPTPTVGTASSRRRRRVDPDTDSGNASRRLSVAEIMANLQSEQNGHG comes from the coding sequence ATGGTTTCACCCTCCCGTAGCAGCACTTCCCGTCCACGGCGGGATCAGGCGGGAAAATTGTTCGTCGGCGCTCTGATTCTGCTCGGTCTGATTGCCAGTGTTTTCCTGGTCTTCAGCAACAGCCTGCAGTTCATCAGGATCGGTCTGATCGCCGCGCTGTGGGCCGCCGCGATCGGCGCGCTCGCCGCGACCAAGTACCGCAAAGACGCCGATGTGGACAAGGCGAAGGTGCGTGACCTGCAGACGGTCTACGAACTTCAGCTCGAGCGGGAGATCACCGCGCGCCGCGAATACGAGCTCGGCGTCGAGGCGAGGGTGCGCGAGGAAGTCGGCGCCGACGCCGCGGAACTGGCCGCGCTGCGCGCCGAGCTGACGGTGTTGCGGCAGAGTCTGCAGCGCCTCTTCGACGGCGATCTGCCGATGGATCGGCCCGCGCTGCGCGCCGACGCCACCCGGATCCAGGAGTTGCCGAGCGCGTACGGCGATCCGGCGAACGATAGCTCCGCGAATGCCGACGGGTGGGTCGGTCCGCTGGGACAGCAACCGCGCAGCGCGGTCACCCCGGTCTTCGTTCCGGACCATCCCGAACCCCCTGTCTTCGCGAGCCCGTTCGACGAGCCGGTCACCGCGGAGACCGCGGTCGTCTCGCCCGACGACTACCCCGGCGAGGACTACGACGACTACGCGGACGCCGAGTACGCGAAAGACTTGGCCGCCGACGACTATCCCACCGACCCGCCGAGCGCCCCCGCGGGCTGGTCGGACGCCTTCACCGATCCGGCCGAACGCGAAAAGCCGCAAGCCGGGCCGTCCGTCCCGTTCCGCCTTCCACCGCTGGAGGAAGACGCTGCCCCGCATCCGACCATCTCACCCGTTTCGACTCCGCACCCCACGCCGACGGTCGGCACCGCCAGCTCCCGCCGTCGCCGCCGCGTCGACCCCGACACCGACTCCGGCAACGCCTCCCGCCGCCTCTCGGTCGCGGAGATCATGGCGAACCTCCAGTCCGAGCAAAACGGCCACGGCTGA
- a CDS encoding DUF3180 domain-containing protein, with product MKLKPTRVLDLGANVLIAAVVAWIATRVAYANFPPISVYAGASLYPVAAIEVVLAFVIRARVSDHQIGDGRHQLHPITAARAVALAKASLQVGSIAAGIWLGFLCWVFPQRGTLRAAAADSPGAVVGMFAGIALVAAALWLEYCCRAPDEPPDESATT from the coding sequence GTGAAGCTCAAACCGACCCGGGTGCTCGACCTGGGAGCCAACGTGCTGATCGCGGCGGTCGTCGCGTGGATCGCCACCAGGGTCGCCTACGCGAATTTCCCGCCGATCTCGGTCTACGCGGGCGCCTCGCTGTATCCGGTGGCCGCCATCGAGGTGGTGCTCGCCTTCGTCATCCGCGCCAGGGTCAGCGACCACCAGATCGGGGACGGCAGGCACCAGCTGCATCCGATCACCGCCGCGCGCGCCGTCGCGCTGGCGAAGGCCTCGTTGCAAGTGGGTTCGATCGCCGCCGGCATCTGGCTCGGCTTCCTGTGCTGGGTCTTCCCGCAGCGCGGCACCCTGCGGGCGGCCGCCGCCGATTCGCCGGGCGCGGTCGTCGGCATGTTCGCGGGGATCGCCCTGGTCGCCGCCGCGCTGTGGCTCGAGTATTGCTGCCGGGCTCCCGACGAGCCGCCGGACGAATCAGCAACTACATAG
- the folK gene encoding 2-amino-4-hydroxy-6-hydroxymethyldihydropteridine diphosphokinase, which translates to MSRAVLSIGSNMGDRLAHLRSVVDGLAQRVVAVSAVYSTAPWGGVDQDDFLNAVVLADDPELDCLGWLRTGQEFERAAHRVREVRWGARTLDVDVVWCAEPGPSGPVPCVSADPELTLPHPQAHNRAFVLIPWLDVEPEARLSVAGDDRPIREWLAALDADERAGVHRTELSLHRTAGGAAS; encoded by the coding sequence ATGAGCCGCGCCGTCCTGTCGATCGGCTCGAACATGGGGGACCGCCTGGCACACCTGCGCAGCGTTGTGGACGGGCTGGCACAGCGGGTCGTCGCGGTGTCGGCGGTGTACTCGACCGCGCCGTGGGGCGGCGTCGATCAGGACGATTTCCTCAATGCCGTTGTGCTGGCGGACGATCCGGAGCTGGATTGTCTCGGCTGGTTGCGCACGGGCCAGGAATTCGAGCGGGCCGCGCATCGGGTCCGCGAAGTGCGCTGGGGCGCACGAACTCTCGACGTGGACGTGGTGTGGTGCGCCGAACCCGGTCCGTCGGGGCCGGTGCCGTGCGTCAGCGCCGATCCGGAACTGACGCTGCCGCACCCGCAGGCGCACAACCGGGCCTTCGTGCTGATCCCGTGGCTGGACGTGGAACCCGAGGCGCGACTGTCCGTCGCGGGGGACGACCGGCCGATCCGGGAATGGCTCGCCGCGCTCGACGCCGACGAGCGGGCCGGTGTGCACCGGACCGAGCTGTCGCTGCACCGGACCGCGGGGGGAGCGGCATCGTGA
- the folB gene encoding dihydroneopterin aldolase: protein MNSSTAPVTHEGRPGEYRGLPSGPDRIELRGLRAFGNHGVFEHERRDGQEFVVDLTVWVDFAAAAASDDLAATVDYGALAERAVRIVQGPPRNLIETVVSEIADDVMTDPRIRAVEVVVHKPSAPIPHTFADVRVVTARVREGAE from the coding sequence ATGAACTCGTCCACGGCGCCGGTGACCCACGAGGGCCGACCGGGGGAGTACCGCGGCCTGCCATCCGGTCCCGACCGGATCGAACTACGCGGGCTGCGCGCCTTCGGGAACCACGGCGTCTTCGAGCACGAGCGCCGCGACGGACAGGAGTTCGTCGTCGACCTCACGGTGTGGGTGGATTTCGCGGCGGCCGCGGCCTCCGACGACCTGGCCGCCACGGTGGACTACGGCGCGCTCGCCGAGCGCGCGGTGCGGATCGTGCAGGGCCCGCCGCGCAATCTGATCGAGACGGTGGTCTCTGAGATCGCCGACGACGTGATGACCGATCCGCGCATTCGCGCTGTGGAAGTGGTGGTGCACAAGCCGTCCGCCCCGATTCCGCACACCTTCGCCGATGTCCGCGTGGTGACCGCACGCGTGCGCGAGGGCGCCGAATGA